The genomic stretch ATGGCTGCAAAGCGGCTCTTGAAGGTGCAGGCTACAAAGTAGGTGAGGACTGGCCGCTGATTACGGGACAGGATGCGGAGCTGATGGCAACGAAAAATATTATCTCAGGCTTCCAGACCATGTCCATTTACAAGGACACCCGTCTTCTGGCTGAAAAGTGCGTGACCATGGTTCAGGCTGTTCTCCAGGGAGCAGAGCCGGAAATCAACGATACCACCCAGTACAACAACGGCAAAATCGTAGTTCCATCCTATTTATGCACCCCGGTTGCGGTTGATAAGGACAATTACAAGAAAGTCATTGTTGACGGCGGTTATTATACGGAAGCACAGCTGGCACAGTAACAGTAGGAATAACGGAATGGGAATATTGACAGGCGGCGGCGGAAAAGCCGCCGCCTGCTTTCGTGTAACGTAAGAACGTAAAGGAGTTGATGAGATGTCTGAACATATCTTGGAGATGAACCATATCACCAAAGAGTTCTATGGGGTGAAAGCTTTGGATGACGTGAATATCAAGGTGAAGCGGGGGGAGATACATGCACTCTGCGGAGAAAACGGAGCGGGGAAATCCACTTTGATGAATGTGCTGTCCGGCGTTTATCCTTATGGGACCTACAGCGGCGATATTGTATACAATGGAAATGTAAATCAGTTTCACAGCATTAAGCAAAGCGAGGCTAAGGGAATCGTAATCATCCACCAGGAGCTTGCCTTAAGCCCCTATTTGTCCGTGGCGGAAAACGTATTTCTGGGAAATGAACAGACGACTGTTAAAGGGGTGGTGGACTGGACAAAAACGAATAAACGGGCTCAGGAAATGCTTGAGAAAGTAGGGCTTGAAAACGAAAATTTAAGTGTACCCGTCAGCAGCCTGGGCGTAGGCAAGCAGCAGCTCATTGAAATTGCCCGTGCTATGGCAAAGCAGGTGGAACTCTTGATTTTAGATGAGCCCACCGCGGCCCTCAATGACGAGGAGAGCAGACGGCTTCTGGACATCATGCTGGATTTGAAGAAGCACGGCATTACCTGCATCATAATTTCCCATAAGCTCAATGAAATCAGCTATGTGGCGGATTCCATTACCGTGATCCGGGATGGAAAGACCATAGAAACCCTGGAAAAGGGAAGGGATGAGATCAGTGAGGACCGTATCATCAAGGGCATGGTGGGGCGGGAACTGACGAACCGTTTTCCGGAAAGAAACTGTGATATCGGAGACAATATTTTTGAGGTTGAAAACTGGAATGTCTATCATCCCGATGATCCGGACCGGAAGATGATCAGGGATATATCCTTTCATGTGAAATCAGGGGAGGTGGTAGGATTTGCGGGACTGATGGGAGCGGGAAGAACAGAGCTTGCCATGAGCCTTTTCGGAAGATCCTACGGTCAGAAAATCACCGGAGCCATTAAGATAAACGGTAAGCAGGTTCTCATCCGGAATGTAAGGGATGCCATCAATAACAAATTGGCCTACGTTTCCGAGGACCGGAAGAATTACGGGCTTATCTTAATTGATAGTGTACGCGGAAATATGACCCTGGCAGCGCTTCGCAACTTCTTTTCCAAAAGAGGCATTGTAAACGGCAATGCCGAAAACCTTTCATCGGAGGAGTATAGAAAGAAAATCAACGTAAAAGCCAATTCCATTAACCAGACGGTCAGTTCCCTTTCCGGCGGTAACCAGCAGAAGGTGGTGCTGGCAAAATGGATGATGACCCAGCCGGATGTGCTGATTCTTGATGAACCGACCCGGGGCATCGACATTGGGGCAAAATACGAGATATACTGCGTAATCAACGATCTGGCTAAGGCGGGTAAGGCAATTATTGTGATCTCCTCGGAGCTTCAGGAAATCATTGGCATCTGTGACCGCATTTACGTTATTAATGAGGGGCATATAACCGGTGAATTATCCCGCGACGAAGTTTCCCAGGAAAAGATTATGAAATGTATTATGGCAGATAACGGAAAGGATGAATAGAGATGGACAAGAAAAAGACGGTTAATATTAATATGAAAGAATACGGCATGGTACTTGCCCTCATCGCGGTATTTCTCATTTTTGCGGTAATGACAGGCGGAAAAAACATGTCCCCTGCAAACATTAATAACCTGATTATGCAAAACAGCTATATCGTCATCCTTGCGGTCGGCATGCTGCTGTGTGTATTGACTGGGAATATTGACTTAGGCGTAGGTTCTATTGTTGCGGTCTGCGGTGCGGCTGTGGGTATTATGATCGTGGACTATAAGGCCAGCATGTGGGTGGCGATTCTGGCAGCCCTGGCAATCGGTACATTATCCGGTATGTTTGTAGGATTTTTTGTATCAAAGCTTTCCATTCCTCCCTTTATTGTGACGCTGGCAACCATGTTAATGGGCCGGGGACTTACTTATACTCTTTTAAAGGCCCAGACAAAGGGACCGCTTCCAACAAACTATACATACATTGGTGCAGGCTTTCTGCCTACCGTTAAAATTCCGTTTGGCACAGGGACTTTGGATATGGTATCCATTGGAGTTGCCCTTGCCGCTTTTGCCCTCATTATTTTCTCCGAAATAAAGAGCATACGGACAAAGAAGAAATATGGTTTTCCGGTCAATCCCCTGTGGCAGTCCGTGTTAAAGGTGGGCGTGATTCTGGTAATTGTCTGGTTTTTCTTCTATAAGTTGTCCCGTTATAACGGCATTCCGTTTGTTCTGGTTATCATGGGCGTGTTGGTTGCCCTCTATCATTTCATTACAAGCAGAACTGTGGCAGGGCGGCAGATTTACGCTTTGGGCGGCAATGCAAAAGCTGCGAAGCTTTCCGGCATCAATACGGGAAAGGTTTTTTTCTGGGTATATACCAATATGGGAATCCTGTGCGCCATCGCCGGAATCGTTCTCTCCGCCAGAAACGCTTCCGCAACTCCGAAAGCGGGAGATCAGTTTGAGATGGATGCCATCGCCTCCTGCTATATTGGAGGAGCTGCGACCACCGGTGGTGTGGGCACGATTATCGGAGCCGTTGTCGGCGCATTTATCATGGGTATTTTGAATAATGGTATGTCCCTTTACGGCTGGTCCACCGATATCCAGAAAATCGTAAAAGGTGCTGTACTTTTGGGGGCAGTTACGATAGACTTATTATCAAAGAGAAAAAAATAGCTGAAAGATAGGGATGGAATATGCAGGCACGGGAAGCAAAATATATGATGGTTGTCCAATGGGTACAGGAACAGATTGAAAACGGCAGCATCGGGCTGGGCGATAAGCTTCCCTCTGAAAACGAGATGAGCCTTCAGTTTCATTTAAGCAGGCAGACGATACGCCATGCGATCGACGTGCTGGAACAGCGGAAGCTGGTAACGCGGATACAGGGGAGCGGAACTTATGCAGGCGTCTGTGCCCGGGGAGGAAGTCAGGAAAAATATTTTAATATAGCTGTTATCAGCACTTATGTGGACAGCTATATATTTCCGGCTGTACTTAAGGGGATTGAACGGGTGCTTTCCAAATCCGGTTATACCATGCAGGTGGCATTTACCGGAAACCGGACTGAGAGAGAGCGGGAGGCGCTGGATAAGATTCTGGATAAGGGACTGATTGATGGTTTGATTGTGGAACCTGCAAAAAGCGCCCTGCCCAACCCGAATCTGCATTATTATAAGAAGCTGATGGGGCAGCAGGTTCCGGTTTTGTTTTTTAACAGCAGTTATCCGGGGTTAAATCTTCCTTGCGTATCACTTAATGACGCGCTGATAGGAGAGAAAGCGGCAGAATATCTGATTCGGGCGGGCCATAAAGAGATTGGAGGAATTTTTAAATCTGATGACGGCCAGGGACATTTAAGATATTCTGGTTTTGCAAAGAGCATGGAGAAGGCAGGCTTAAAGCTGGACGGAAAACGGATACTGTGGATCGATTCCGAGAGCCTGAAAGATATGGAGTTATGGGCGGATTATCTGTTCCATCGGCTGGAGGGCTGCACAGGGGTGGTCTGCTATAATGATGAGGTGGCAAACCTGTTGTCTGGAATCTGTTTAAAAAGAGGAATCTGCATACCGGAAGACTTATCCCTTGTCAGCATTGACAATTCTGATCTGGCGACTTTGGGAGAGGTTCCCATCACCTCCTTTCCCCATCCCATGGAGGCCCTGGGAAGAAAGGCAGCGGAACATATGATAAAGCTCATAGAGAATCCATGCTTTGATGGGAATTATCTCTTTGATTCGGAGGCTGTTGAAAGGGAATCTGTGAAATTTATATCAAAGGAGAATACGAATGAGTGAGAAAAAAGGTTCCTCCAATCCGTCTCAGAGCACCCTGACCCTGCGGCTTGTGGGCGGAGGCTATCTGATTTACCTTGGGTTCCAGATGATACCGGAGCTTTCCATGTCTTTCGGTGTCCGTAATCTGGTTCAAATGACAGCGCTGGTCATATTCCTTGTGGTGGGGGTATTGCTTGTGGGATGGTCTGTGAAAAAGCTGTTGCGGAAAGAATTTGAACGTCCGGGGGAAGAAGCGGACGGGATAAAAGAAGACAATAAGGAAAATTGATGTTGTTTTATGAAAGAAGGAGTTGTCATATGGACAGCTCCTTTTTTATAGGCTTTAGCCAGTTGAGTATGGGGGAGTTATAGGCAGTTTCGAGCAATAGATGGGCCACCCTGATTAAGCTTTCATTAGATATGTATAAGAAAGCAGGATAAGTCAGTATTAAACTGAAACGTACATTGTAAAGCTGCGTTGCTTTGGGGTATAAAGATAACAGATTATACTATACAGATACAAAAATATCGTATTTTAAAATGGAAAGGAAAGAAAAGCTTATGTGTAAAGAACAGGAAAGTTCATGGCTCGACCAGGCTGTTTTAAAGGTCATGGAAAAGATGGAGTGGGTCAGTGAAAAATCAAAAAACAAAATTCCCTATACCACGGTAAATGGCGTTCATGACGATCGGAGCAAAGGCAGTGAATTCGCAGGAGATAATGGGATCAACTGGTGGTGTAATGGTTTTTGGGGCGGCATGATGTGGCAGATGTATCATAAGACCGGTAAGGAACGGTATATGGAGATCGCCCGGATTTCAGAGGAAAAGCTGGATCAGTGCTTTGAGGATTATTATGGCCTTCATCACGATGTTGGATTTATGTACCTTCCGACGGCTGTGGCAGATTACCGTCTCACCGGGAATCCGGAATCCAGAAAAAGAGGGCTTCACGCCGCAAGTCTGTTAGCAGGGCGGTTTAATCCCATCGGCCGTTTTATACGGGCCTGGAATGATAAACCGGGAAACAGTGATGATACAAGAGGCTGGGCGATCATTGACTGTCTCTTTAATATTCCTCTGCTTTACTGGGCGAGTGAGGAAACAAAAGACCCCAGGTTCAAACAGATTGCCATGCTCCATGCAGACACGGTGATGGAGCATTTTGTAAGAGGGGATGGCTCAGTACGCCATATTGTGGAGTTTGATCCTTTTACAGGTGAACGGGTAAGGGATTACGGAGGACAGGGCTATGAGACAGGTTCTTCCTGGACAAGAGGCCAGGCATGGGGGCTTTATGGATTTCTTATGAGCTTTTCCCATACCGGAAAACAGGAATACCTTGATACTGCAAAAAAGATCGCCCATTATTTTATGGCAGCCATTCCGGAAGACGGCATCATACCGGTGGACTTTCGCCAGCCAAAGGAGCCTGCATGGTGTGATGATACGGCGGCAGCCATTGCAGCCTGCGGGTTGATCGAGATAGGCAGACGGGCAGGGGAACTGGAGCAGGATATGTATTGCAAGGCAGCGGAAAAGCTGTTAAGGGCTTTGTATGAGAATCACTGTGATTTTACGGAAGAAAATGATTCCATTCTCCAAAAGGGAACCGGCTCCTATCATAGCCAGGAACATGAATTTCCTATTATTTACGGGGACTATTTCTTTATGGAGGCTTTGTTTAAGCTGAAAGGCCAGGATTTTTTTCTATGGTGATACATTCCTGTAATGGGAGCGGTACTGACTGGGAGTCATGTTTTTATATTTCTTGAACTGCCGCATAAAGTGAAATTCACTTTCGTATCCGCAAAAGCCTGCCAGGGACTGGATGGACATTTCCGTGGTTCGCAGATAGAAACAGGCGTTTTTCAAACGGGCGGATATCACATCCTGCATGCAGGAGGATCCGAAAAGCTCCTTATAAAGATGCTGAAAGTAAGAGGGGCTCATGTGGACCGACTGGGACATGGTATCTATGGTCCATTTGCTGTGAGGGGCATTTAAAATCGATACCCGAAGGCTGTTCATGATCCCATAATATTTATGAGAAGATGCTTTATCCGGTTTTTCATGGATCTGGGAAGCGAGGGTGTAAAGGAGAGTCCTCATAAGGGAATCCAGAATCTGCACCCGGTAAGGGTGAGAGGAATGCTTTTCCATTACGATCAGCCTGCTGAATTCGGAAAGCTGCCCTGCATCAGATAAAGGTACCGGCGTCTGGAAGGGGATTTTTAAATCCATAAAAAAAGGAAGATCTTTTTCATCCAGATCAAAGTGGATCCAGTCATCGTTATAATCCGGTGTGCGGCAGCCATAATGGACATAAGCATATTTGTCATAAAGAATCACCGTATTGGCGGGGAGATTCCTGTAAGTATGGTTGTATTCAAAAAAGGCTTCGGATTTGACCACAAGAAGGGTATAGTCGGAAGAGCCTTCCGGGCGAAGCATGTGAAATGGTTTTTGATGTCTGGATTCATAACCGCAATTCAGAATAGAAATCATCTGCTGGCTCCTTTTCATGAGATAGCCTTATTATAACGCTTTTTTACATAGGTGGGAAGCCGGAATCTGCGTAACAAATAAATGAAGTGCTGTGCTTTCAGTTCTTCCGATTCCGCTTCCGGATCCTATATTTTAGTTGTAATACCTCCGATGCATAGTATAATATAATCATGGCCCATTGGATCCCAAGGAGGAATTTAATGAACTGTATGACCGTTACCAAAAGCCGTTGCTGATTGTTGAGAACGGTTTTGGCGCTAAAGATGAGATTTCGCCGGATGGGAAGATCCATGACCAGTACCGCATCGATTATCTGAAAGCGCATATCAGAGCAGCAATGGACGCTTAACTACCGGAGAAATGAGCAAGCGCTATGGTTACATATATGTGGACCGGGATGATTTTGGCTGCGGCACTTTTAAACGAATGAAAAAAGACAGTTTTTATTGGTATAGAGAAGTAATTGCATCAAAATGGTTTCAGCGTGTATCATTAAACAACGCAGATAGATGAGTCTCGCTCATATCTGAATGATTAGGAGGTAAGAAGGTACGTTTTCAGATGAAAATGTACCTTTACTTTACTTTATTTTTATCTTATATAGTATAATGGGTAATATAAATGTTTCCGCTGGGATATAGATTAAAGTATTAAAAACTGCCGGATAATAGAATATGCGGATATAGAGAGAAGGCGGGATTTATCACACCATCCTCTTTTAACTAAAGGCAAATGCATTTGAAAATAAAATTCAGCAAAGTAAAGGAGATTACCATGCTAAAACCAATAGAAACCAGAAGAAGCATCCGTAAATATTTAGATAAAAAGGTTGAAAACGAGAAGCTTCTTAAGCTATTAGAAAGTGCCAGACTCGCTCCTTCTGGAAGTAATACGCAGCCTTGGACGTTTATTATCATTGAATCAGAAGATACGAAAGAAAAACTTTCAATTGCCGATCATAATCAAACATGGATGATGACAGCTCCGATATTTATCGTGTGTGTAGCAGATATTCGCTGCCGTATTTCCATGGAGACCAAAGTTAGATTGAATGAGGAAAGCTCTGAACCGGAGCTTAAACAAATTATCCGGGATACAGCAATTGCGATAGAACATATATTGCTTGAAGCAGAACATCAGGGACTAGCGACCTGTTGGACGGCCTGGTTTGAGCAAGATGTGGTCAGACCTATTCTGAACATTCCGGATGATAAGTATGTGTGCGGAATTATTACGATTGGATATGGGGCCGAGGTACCAAAACAACGGCCTAGAAAATCGATGGATGAAATTGTGAGATACGAAAAATGGTGATGAAACTGTGGGATTTAAATTACACCACTACTTGATTTGTGCAGCCATGTTAAAGATTATTTCAGCCATTTCATTTGCCGAGTTAATCATTCCGGATTTCAGCCAGTGCTGTATCATACCAATACTTCCATTGAGCATAAATATAAAATAAAACACCTTAGTTGTGGTAAATGTGCTGAACTATGTCCGCTGAATAACATTATCTTAACAGACGGTAAGCCCGTATGGGGAAATCACTGTACCCATTGCATGGCTTGTCTACATAGATGTCCCACAGAAGCGATTGAATACAAAAAGAAGACGCAAGGCAAAGCTGAGTGTATCTGCAAAATATGACATACAGGGAATATTAATATTATTGACTACATGGTCTATTTTATGTATAATGGACTGTGTGGTCAATAATGCTTTCAGGAGGTTACAATGAAAAAAGAAGAGAAAACAGAACGAACCAAGCAGAAAATATTAGCGGCGGCGATGGAAGAATTTGGTACGAACGGTTATGCAGGAGCATCGCTGAACAATATTTGCAGCGTTGGGATTCCCAAAGGTTTGCTTTATCACAATTTTAAGAATAAAGATTCCATCTATCTTGCCTGCGTTGGGCAGTGTTTTTCCACTTTAACGGAATATCTAAGAGCTGCCGACATCGGAAGTGACTTGCAGAAATATATGGACGCCCGCCTGCGGTTCTTTCATGAGCATGAGAAGGAAACTCGTCTATTTTTTGAAACAATTTTTCAGCCGCCGGAGGCATTGTGTGATCAGCTTACGGATTTGCGGCAGGAGTTTGACCAGCTAAATGCTGAATTGTATCAAAAAATTTTGGATTCTCTTAAGTTGCGGCAGGGCGTTACCCGTGAGGAAGCCATGTCCTATTTTGTCATCATGCAAAATATGTTTAACGGCTATTTCAGCAGCCCAGCCTGCCGTAATATGTCTTTTTCAGACCGCATGACTGCACATGAAACCAATCTTACGATACTGCTTGATTTTATGCTTTATGGCATTGTAGAAAGAGGTAATGAAAAATGATACTGCTCTTACTCCGGTGGCTTGCCGCCATTGTTCTTGCCTTTTTTATAGGCAAACTGGTTTCCAAATTAAAGCTCCCATCTATTCTCGGCTGGCTTATCGCCGGAATGATTTTAGGTCCCCATGCACTGAAGCTGATACCGCAAGACCTTATGGACGGCGTTAAGTATCAGGCAATCGTTCATGTATTGGAGTGCGCCGTCGGCCTGATGATAGGCACAGAACTTGTCTGGAGCCGTATGAAAGAATACGGCAAAGCCTTGATCATCACCACGTTGACCCAGTCCTTCGGTACGTTCTTCTTGGTGTCTGCCGTTTTCACAATCATCTTTGCTGTCAGCGGCATTCCGATTTATCTGGCATTTATTTTTGGCGGCATCGCGCTGGCCACGGCACCTGCACCTGCACTCTCCATCGTGCGGGAATTTCAGACCGATGGCCCTGTCACCAAAACGCTGATTCCCATGGCAGCACTGGACGACATGGTGGGAGTGATCGTATTTTTTACCACAATCGCCATTGTTGCAAGAAAAGTTACTGGCGGCAATATGCCCATTTACATGATTCCGGTAATGATTTTCCTGCCGCTGTTGATTGGCACTGTCACCGGGCTGCCCGCAGGATTGCTGTTAAAAAAGGAACGCTCCAAACCGCTGACTCTCTTTATCCTTATTGGGCTGATCCTGGTGACTGCGTTCATTGGCTTTGTCTGTAATACCTATCTGATGAGATCACCGCTGCTCAATTTTATGCTGATGGGTATGGCATTTTCGGCAGCCTTTTCCAACCTGGTAACCGAAGAACGCCTGGAGCAAATTGTCCGTGAATTCAATCCGTTTCTCAGTGGTTCCATGGTTATTGTGATTTTGAATCTCGGTGCACCGCTGGATTATCATGCGATTCTGGGCGCAGGACTGTTTACTTTTATCTACATTCTCTCCCGCGCGCTTGGTAAGTATTACGGGGCACGGCTTGGTGCGAAAGCAACCAGCCTTCCTGATACCGTGCAGAAATACCTTGGTTTTACGCTTTTACCTCATTCCGGCGTTTCGCTGGTATTTACAGGAATTGCAGTTTCCGTTTTATCGGCTCCCGCGCCGGAGTGCGCTAGAATCATTCAAGGCACGATTGCGGCCGCAGCGGTAATCAATGAGGTTATCGCCGTCATTACAGCGAAGAAGGGCTTTGAATGGGCGGGCGAATTTCACGGCCCAGGCGATTTGGTGTAGGGGGATTGAAGGCAGTCTTAAAAGAATCGACTTTCCTAAATACCTTGACGGATAGCTACATGTCTGATATATTAAAGATACTTTATAAAGCATCTTTAATAAGGGAGGGTTGTATGGCTGTAGGGAATGTGAATTTAATGAAACAAATCAATTTAGATACGGTTAGACGGGTGATAAAAGAAAATAGAAAAGCAACAAAGCCTCAGCTGGCAAATTTGACAGGATTAAGCGTGGTAACAATTAATTCACTTGTTGAAGTGCTTTTGAGAGATGGGGAAATACTGCTTGATGAGCTAGAAGTGTCCAGTGGTGGCAGACCAGCAGTCATCTATTCCTTTAATGAGGAATTCAGTATGGCATTAGTCATTTATACAAATGAGTATGAAATGAAGGATTTAACCCATGTTGCCGTTGTTAATCTATATGGGGAAGTGATTGAAGGCAACGAGATTGTCTTAGATGAAATATCTGAACGTAGTTTTGATTTGATAATCGAGAAAATGCTGAAAAAGTATCCTAACATTAAATTGATCGGCATTGGTATGCCAGGGCAGGAAATCAGAGGGAAGATAGAGGTCAGTGATTATATATTTCTTGAAGGGAAATCCTTTGTGGAACATTTGAGAAACAAGTTTCAAATCCCTGTAGTCTTTGAAAATGATGTTAACGCAGCTGTTCTAGGATATTGTACTTCTAATCAATGTGACGATAAAAACGTGGTTGGCGTTTATATTCCAGAGAAATATCCTTTAGGTGCAGGTGTTTTTATCAACGGTGATATGTATAAAGGAAAAGATGGCTTTGCTGGTGAAGCTAAATTTCTTCCGGATGGATTTGATTGGAATAATCCAGAATATG from Lacrimispora sphenoides JCM 1415 encodes the following:
- a CDS encoding EFR1 family ferrodoxin (N-terminal region resembles flavodoxins. C-terminal ferrodoxin region binds two 4Fe-4S clusters.), with amino-acid sequence MCRVNHSGFQPVLYHTNTSIEHKYKIKHLSCGKCAELCPLNNIILTDGKPVWGNHCTHCMACLHRCPTEAIEYKKKTQGKAECICKI
- a CDS encoding nitroreductase family protein; this encodes MLKPIETRRSIRKYLDKKVENEKLLKLLESARLAPSGSNTQPWTFIIIESEDTKEKLSIADHNQTWMMTAPIFIVCVADIRCRISMETKVRLNEESSEPELKQIIRDTAIAIEHILLEAEHQGLATCWTAWFEQDVVRPILNIPDDKYVCGIITIGYGAEVPKQRPRKSMDEIVRYEKW
- a CDS encoding cation:proton antiporter encodes the protein MILLLLRWLAAIVLAFFIGKLVSKLKLPSILGWLIAGMILGPHALKLIPQDLMDGVKYQAIVHVLECAVGLMIGTELVWSRMKEYGKALIITTLTQSFGTFFLVSAVFTIIFAVSGIPIYLAFIFGGIALATAPAPALSIVREFQTDGPVTKTLIPMAALDDMVGVIVFFTTIAIVARKVTGGNMPIYMIPVMIFLPLLIGTVTGLPAGLLLKKERSKPLTLFILIGLILVTAFIGFVCNTYLMRSPLLNFMLMGMAFSAAFSNLVTEERLEQIVREFNPFLSGSMVIVILNLGAPLDYHAILGAGLFTFIYILSRALGKYYGARLGAKATSLPDTVQKYLGFTLLPHSGVSLVFTGIAVSVLSAPAPECARIIQGTIAAAAVINEVIAVITAKKGFEWAGEFHGPGDLV
- a CDS encoding TetR/AcrR family transcriptional regulator; translated protein: MKKEEKTERTKQKILAAAMEEFGTNGYAGASLNNICSVGIPKGLLYHNFKNKDSIYLACVGQCFSTLTEYLRAADIGSDLQKYMDARLRFFHEHEKETRLFFETIFQPPEALCDQLTDLRQEFDQLNAELYQKILDSLKLRQGVTREEAMSYFVIMQNMFNGYFSSPACRNMSFSDRMTAHETNLTILLDFMLYGIVERGNEK
- a CDS encoding glycoside hydrolase family 88 protein, whose translation is MCKEQESSWLDQAVLKVMEKMEWVSEKSKNKIPYTTVNGVHDDRSKGSEFAGDNGINWWCNGFWGGMMWQMYHKTGKERYMEIARISEEKLDQCFEDYYGLHHDVGFMYLPTAVADYRLTGNPESRKRGLHAASLLAGRFNPIGRFIRAWNDKPGNSDDTRGWAIIDCLFNIPLLYWASEETKDPRFKQIAMLHADTVMEHFVRGDGSVRHIVEFDPFTGERVRDYGGQGYETGSSWTRGQAWGLYGFLMSFSHTGKQEYLDTAKKIAHYFMAAIPEDGIIPVDFRQPKEPAWCDDTAAAIAACGLIEIGRRAGELEQDMYCKAAEKLLRALYENHCDFTEENDSILQKGTGSYHSQEHEFPIIYGDYFFMEALFKLKGQDFFLW
- a CDS encoding ROK family protein produces the protein MAVGNVNLMKQINLDTVRRVIKENRKATKPQLANLTGLSVVTINSLVEVLLRDGEILLDELEVSSGGRPAVIYSFNEEFSMALVIYTNEYEMKDLTHVAVVNLYGEVIEGNEIVLDEISERSFDLIIEKMLKKYPNIKLIGIGMPGQEIRGKIEVSDYIFLEGKSFVEHLRNKFQIPVVFENDVNAAVLGYCTSNQCDDKNVVGVYIPEKYPLGAGVFINGDMYKGKDGFAGEAKFLPDGFDWNNPEYVSENISVALKKLIITFTCLLNPDILVIYRENLAEVTIDLMIEDCKKTIKSEVMPDIIVSSDFGKDFAEGIKQISLKPLEPKW
- the mmsA gene encoding multiple monosaccharide ABC transporter ATP-binding protein; its protein translation is MSEHILEMNHITKEFYGVKALDDVNIKVKRGEIHALCGENGAGKSTLMNVLSGVYPYGTYSGDIVYNGNVNQFHSIKQSEAKGIVIIHQELALSPYLSVAENVFLGNEQTTVKGVVDWTKTNKRAQEMLEKVGLENENLSVPVSSLGVGKQQLIEIARAMAKQVELLILDEPTAALNDEESRRLLDIMLDLKKHGITCIIISHKLNEISYVADSITVIRDGKTIETLEKGRDEISEDRIIKGMVGRELTNRFPERNCDIGDNIFEVENWNVYHPDDPDRKMIRDISFHVKSGEVVGFAGLMGAGRTELAMSLFGRSYGQKITGAIKINGKQVLIRNVRDAINNKLAYVSEDRKNYGLILIDSVRGNMTLAALRNFFSKRGIVNGNAENLSSEEYRKKINVKANSINQTVSSLSGGNQQKVVLAKWMMTQPDVLILDEPTRGIDIGAKYEIYCVINDLAKAGKAIIVISSELQEIIGICDRIYVINEGHITGELSRDEVSQEKIMKCIMADNGKDE
- the mmsB gene encoding multiple monosaccharide ABC transporter permease: MDKKKTVNINMKEYGMVLALIAVFLIFAVMTGGKNMSPANINNLIMQNSYIVILAVGMLLCVLTGNIDLGVGSIVAVCGAAVGIMIVDYKASMWVAILAALAIGTLSGMFVGFFVSKLSIPPFIVTLATMLMGRGLTYTLLKAQTKGPLPTNYTYIGAGFLPTVKIPFGTGTLDMVSIGVALAAFALIIFSEIKSIRTKKKYGFPVNPLWQSVLKVGVILVIVWFFFYKLSRYNGIPFVLVIMGVLVALYHFITSRTVAGRQIYALGGNAKAAKLSGINTGKVFFWVYTNMGILCAIAGIVLSARNASATPKAGDQFEMDAIASCYIGGAATTGGVGTIIGAVVGAFIMGILNNGMSLYGWSTDIQKIVKGAVLLGAVTIDLLSKRKK
- a CDS encoding helix-turn-helix transcriptional regulator, with the protein product MISILNCGYESRHQKPFHMLRPEGSSDYTLLVVKSEAFFEYNHTYRNLPANTVILYDKYAYVHYGCRTPDYNDDWIHFDLDEKDLPFFMDLKIPFQTPVPLSDAGQLSEFSRLIVMEKHSSHPYRVQILDSLMRTLLYTLASQIHEKPDKASSHKYYGIMNSLRVSILNAPHSKWTIDTMSQSVHMSPSYFQHLYKELFGSSCMQDVISARLKNACFYLRTTEMSIQSLAGFCGYESEFHFMRQFKKYKNMTPSQYRSHYRNVSP